The stretch of DNA cggcgctgttgtgttttctttctttctttcaaattgAAAGAAGcctttcactctctctctctctccacttccttttactttattgttttttttctttttttttttaaacttgtgGGCCCCACTTAGTTTGGGGACCCACCAACAACCTGCAGCGTCCAGTGGAATTGTGATTCTGATGGCATCGATTACTGCATTTTTATGGAAGCTGAGAAGAAGACCAAGTGATCTTAACGAGATTTACAAATACATTTAATTTTGGGTTAAAATTGACATTTTTAACAATTATTGTACGGCAAGTGGGCAACCATCCCAACTCTTCATTTGGAATCTTGTTGCATAGTCTTTTAAGGTCATGAATATACTTTCCCCACCAAAGACATTCCCTTCTAACAGATATAGAGACTAACTAttgaaaaaggataaaaagaaggaTTTGTCTATTTTGGGGAAAGTAGAAGCTGGTTCTTAGAGGACCTGTTTGGAATATGCTAACATTGTGGTTGTCATTTGTGCCGTACATGAAAGTGGTATCTAAAAGGTTGACCCCAAAACTTTTGATAATACAATAGGTTCCCCATGTGATTAAGGAAATGAATGATGACGTGGCGGCTGTTTAAAAGAGTGGTATTGTTTGGGCTAGGAATAACATAGTGGACTAGTGTTGGACATGTATAGAATCGGTAAGGCCCATGCAGTGCTAAGCTCATGGCACCAATAGAATCGGCCCGTCATAAAGATTGGATTAAATGTGAATTAAAAATGAGTTTTCCTTAATGACCAAAAAAAAATGAGTTTCCTTATGAATTTAAAGTTGTACaatgttaaaatattaattcaataattaatagAGATGGTTGtggttatttttaatttttatagtcGTCGTTATTGTTACATGGTTACACCATTAGTGcattattgttaatttgttattgttattattattattattattatcgtcGTCGTCGTCCTCGCAGTTGTTTTTTCTATgactaacaaaattttaaagaaaatattttagacTTTTTAATTAAACTGTTTTTAAAAATGAGTAAGTAATCTAAATTTgtagtgttttttttattagtgaTATTGACATGTATGAAGGATAATATAGACTttttatagaaataaattttttttgccatatttgaaaatgatttttatgtttgttatatatatttttaacctATTCTGATCCTTTAAAAAccttaaaatactttttttacgATAGGAGCGTCTTTATAATATTCTACCATCTTTATGTATGTATGTAACTAAAAACAGACACTAAAAGAGGCAACACTCTTAAACAGCTAAAGACATCGGATAAAGGTTAGACGTAATTTACATATCAATATATAGGATATTTTGAaatgagtaaagtatcgtttttgttctTAACGTTTGGAGTAAGTCCATTTGTgttcctaacgtttaaatcgtcttatttgtatccctaacatTTATAATAGTGATTTAATGTTATTCTGCTattaattatactaacaaataagagtctctttttcaattatttctCATTTGGATGTATTCATTCTTAATTAGGTCTTATTTAgatgtgttcgattttaatattatatccactatttgtgtttagattcaattatgtcattagaaaagtgaattatgtaaatgttataagaattagtttcaacttttgataaGCTATTTTTCGGAGTGGATTATCGATTCTATCCCAAACATTTACCACTACAAGAATGTGGCCGATTAGCTACCACAAGAAGAGTCGTAAAATCATCGCTAATCTGACGCAAAATATAATTTGTGACGGATTAGCTACTGCCTAGCAACTAATGCTTTCCTCGCTAATTATAAGTCGCAGATCAGTGAGGCAAACACAACAGTCGCTAATTAATCGGAAAGTTTTTTAGCTACCGAATAGATAGTCGCAAATCCATCACTAAAATAAAAGCTAATTCCATAGAAGAAATAGACTAaacaagagtcactaattaacGACAAACTTTACTGCAGCAAACTCATCGCTAAATGCAAGCTAACTTCGTAGACAAAATAGAGTGCATAGTTGACGCTAATTAGCGAAGAATTTTTCCGAACCTAACTCGTCGTTAATTGGCCGCTAATATAAGTGCTAATCTGTCACATTTTATAACAAATCTAtagctaatttttaaaaatctttaatcaaatttgtaaaAATGTTGTCGCTAAACCAAAACTATTCGAAAtgagaaaatataattattaaatagttGCTAATTTACTAAGAAATaacatataatcaattaattgcattattatcacaaaatatcattacaaatttttttaaaactaataacAAATTAGTTATCTATAGGTAACTAGTGTGATTGTAGCCcttcaaaatattaataaacaaattattggaaattgtttagtttttaataaaattactaattctTCATAACTTTTAAATGAATAACACTTTTGTACGAAGTCAATTATAATTCTTCTAAAGCAAGAATAGTTTTCCTTTATCCAAATCACAAAGAACCTTTACATCATTTAAACAGTCCCAATTCCCAATAATCTAAACAATCCAATATGTTAGAGCACCTACAATAGTGAATTcctcttttacttttttctgACACATAGGAACTCTAACCATTGGAGGagagaagaaataaataattaaataataattaatttagtaaaaattataataattaattatattaaataattatatatatttaagtaataatttatattaattatttaaataataattaattaaattaaataattaaatttttatttaattaatgatttatattaattatttatataataattaatattaaatattatttatattattatattaaattataattaattaaatttacttacattaaaaagtaaatttaatttttacaccTTACAAAATAATTCTTAGTTgagttagttatttttatttataaaatttaaaatgctaacgatattattaaaattagcagttgtaaacacaaaattataaattagtgTAATCccgaattatatattgtgtattattgttatatatgaatttatttaatattaatattttttaatagtgaattaaatatcttttaatagttaattattttaaattttataaatttaaataatattattaaaaaaatcaattacattaattttaagtattttaattaattaattaagtgggaccACAATAGGGATTAAACTTAGTTCCtcctaatggagaagagagagatgctttgagttcctatttacCGTTTATGACGCAAAAACTGATgtggagttactttttatgacaggTGGACCATAAATAGGGATTGAGATGAGTTCCCTATTGGAGATGGTCTTATGCACCTAAAACTCTTCACTAGCAGATCCAATAATCTCGGCTTTGTCCTTTCCACTAGCAAACTTTTTAGGCAATAAATTCTGGTGAATATTCGGCATGCAATAGGTATAAATCAACATCATTTGCTTCTATTTAGTAAGGACATCATAATTTAAAGCTATTAGCTTCGATTTACATGTGAATCAGAAGTTACATGTAATTTGAACCTTATGAATTCAATTTATTATGTGTTTGTctaattcaaatttatttaattcgatttatatagaaatgCAAATGGAAATTTTGACGTAGCCTTTTATGATTTGGGAGATTCACGTAATTTTGGCAAgtaattgatttattaagattttttgtCCTTAATTTAAGtataatactaaaattattatgttattattataagTAACAATCAAGATAGaaaatttacaaatatttataaatttgtttatttttttcaatcttatttaatttgaagttgatataaaaatttaaatttaaagaattatttttctCGCATAAATTTGATTGCTAAaaatgttttttcttttaattttatatttaatatcttaaatcatctttagttttattatatttttaactattagGCCCACTTGATTACTTGATAGTTCAACTAAAAAAAGAGCTTCTTGGGCCTAGCAAAGATAATTCTACTATATCGTTGGGCTTCCCTTGTAATTTAACTAAGGCCCAGTTGACTACTTAATagttcaactaaaaaaaagagcTTCTTTTAACCGAAACTAATTACCAAAAAAACACCAACGTATATCATTAAAATGTCAAAAAACACATTGGAACCCTTCTTTGTTAACAAAGCCAGGTTTTGATTCTGTTAAAATGATACACACAAATTACCATCAACAGTAACAAAGTTAAGTAGTACAACATTAACAAAGTGAAGTTGTAAAGTTCGTTCTTCGTTGTGCCCACATCATATACATAAGATAACACTATGCTAGTCATAGTCTCAAAATTCTCCTGTAGTGATGCGCCTACCATGGACAACTGTTTGATAAGGGCCTGCTTGGTTGCTGTAGTCCTCTAGCAGCAATTCTGCAAATGCATAAGAAAATTGGGAAAACAAGAAAGTCAACCTCAATCCAACTGCAGAAAAATTGGAGAAACAAGAAACTCAACTTCAATCCAACAATGTGATCTTTTCTTCAATTCAACACATCATACCAATTTTAGGAAAAGACTTTTCAAGCAATTCAACGAATAACCTAAAGGGAAATTACACAAGTAACAAAGTCACAGGGAAGTCAGCCTTCTTTAACTATCAGCTCTATCTAATATTGAACTAGATTTCCTTAAAAACCCCAACCTTATCTATACTCCTACAGATATAACTACAAATAAAGTTATAAAATAAACATGCAAATACTAAAGGACTTGCACAGAGGATTTGTAACAATTCTATCTCTTTCTACATAAGTCTATATAAGAATTGGTAGAACTCAAATACTTTAGCCGCTATATATGTATGGTACAGAGTTTTATCACATACATATGTAATCATAGTTCAAAAGATAATGACAGACTCTGAATACAGTTGTTGTAAAACATAACATCTTTAGTATGTCCGAAATACATTTCATGCAACAAATAATTTGGAATCATAGTACAAAAGAGTCATAACATGCAACTGTCAATAACTAATTATCACTTAGAACATTATGTTTGGGCAGGAACAGATAAAAGCTTGTTGCCTACTATTGAGTATCCAACTAAATATTAATACTTATACAGAAGTcagaaaaaatgataaaaaagaaCCTTTTATATCCAACTTTTTCTAATATATCAGCTTTTGAATTGATATATTAgtgaattttcaatttcaatgacAATAGTAATGAAACAATCCCttcatctaatttttttaataacaatataaAGCTGTAGGACTTGTGCAACTTGTCCCATTTGGCTATCATTAGGCTTTGGTGTGTATAATTGTGGAATGAGCAACCACAGAGAACGGATTGAAATTCAATCAATAATAAAACAGTAATGTAAAATAAGGTAATACCTCTTCAAACTCATTTAAAAGCTCAGATCATTGTACTCCATCTGTTGTGAAGCCTCGGCTTCTTGTGATTCGTCCATGTTGTGCAATGATCCAAAAGCATCTAATTCATGCGTGGTGTCGTCACCATTCCCGGTTGCGCATCTGCGAGCATTATGGCCAGCCTTGCCACACTTTCTGCAACGTTGGACACGCCGGTACCTCCCACGAGTCGTCACAACATGACGACCACACCCTTTATGTCTGGCTCTTGGAGGATCGTGTATTGACGCATCATCGCCCCCGCCCTCAGCAGTGGTCGCCAACCTTTTTCGGATCTTTTCTCTTAACGCGTCTCGTTCATTAGCTATTTTGGTCTTCACCTCGAAGTAATCCTCAAAGTTACTACAAGAAAGCTTTACCAGTTCTCTACAGTCATCGAGCATTGCCGCATGCATACTCATATAGGCTGCATCAGGAATCTCTCCACTAAAAACATGGTTATTTATCGGTGGTTGTTTTGCCTTCTTTGTCCAACGACCCAGTATAAGACTACCTGGAATAACAACCATGTTAAGTCTAACAAGCACACCAACTATGTGGACACAGGGGATTCCAAAAGATTCCATGCGCAGGCAAGAGCATCTGAATTCATCATCTATCTCCCCCCACGAAACGTTCCATGATCTACCTTGGCAATACATGGCCACCTCAAACAATGTACACGTGCTTGTCTTCTTCGAAGAAACTATTCTGACATTGCTAGCTAGTAATAGCACCTCCCGAAATAAGACAAAGACCTCTCGTGTGTATACTGCTGCTGCAAACCGCTCTAACTCCTCCAATCTTGTTTTCACAACTGGTTCTCCATAAGCAGATTTGTAATCAGCAACCACTAATCTCCTACGCATGAACTCTAAATACTGTTGGAAATGCTCAATAAATTCCCTCAAGTTGTAGCCGTTGTGTATAAACTTCCCTATCTGCATATTTAGCGCCTCACACCTTGATGTTGTCTTGAGCCCGGCAAAGAACTTACCCCTAATGTGGGCATTTGACCACATATGTTTCTTTTCATACATATCCTTGACCCATGAATTTTGTTGCAACCCAAATTCTTCAACTGCATCATTCCATATATCTTCAAAGTCATCGACCTCTAAATCCCCCATTAAACAAAGACGAAACTTGGTCATAAACCGTGGAATACCTACTCGAGCGGTCGCATTGCGTAGCAAGTGCCAGCTGTACAATCTATGATGTGCTTCTGGAAATACAGCTTTGATCGCACTCTTCATGGCTTGATCACCGTCGGTAATAACGGACTTAGGAGCCTTTCCTTTCATGGCCTCCAGAAATGCCCGAAGCAACCACACATAGCTTTCCTCCCCTTCCTTTGAGAGAACTGCGCATCCAAACACAACAGTGCGCATGTGGTGATCCACGCCAGAGAATATCACAAGGGGACATTTGTACTTATTCCTCCCGTACGTTGCATCAAACCCCATAACATCTCCGAAAACATTGAAATCATACTGACTTGCACCATCACACCAAAATATATTGTGGAGCCTCCGTTGTTCATCCAACGAATACTTCCAAAACATACAGGGGTCACGCCTCTTCAACATTTGTAAATACTTGAGTGCATTATCCGTGTCGCTTGCTCCAGCTCTTCTTTGCTTCTCAATTGCATTATAGATGTCTTTCACCTGAAACCCAACCATCTCGAATCCACCACTTTGATTTGCAAAAGCCCGAAATATTGTCGGAACTCGAAGGCCAGAGCTTCTCATAGTATTAAATCTGGTGTAAATCCCCCGTTTTTATTGCCCGGTGAGACCGCATCATTCCCCTGAACCTGGCCTCCAACATGTCATGGTTATGTTCATCGGAGAAGAAGTCAACATACCATCTCCCGTTCC from Arachis duranensis cultivar V14167 chromosome 4, aradu.V14167.gnm2.J7QH, whole genome shotgun sequence encodes:
- the LOC107486257 gene encoding protein FAR1-RELATED SEQUENCE 5-like, which codes for MRSSGLRVPTIFRAFANQSGGFEMVGFQVKDIYNAIEKQRRAGASDTDNALKYLQMLKRRDPCMFWKYSLDEQRRLHNIFWCDGASQYDFNVFGDVMGFDATYGRNKYKCPLVIFSGVDHHMRTVVFGCAVLSKEGEESYVWLLRAFLEAMKGKAPKSVITDGDQAMKSAIKAVFPEAHHRLYSWHLLRNATARVGIPRFMTKFRLCLMGDLEVDDFEDIWNDAVEEFGLQQNSWVKDMYEKKHMWSNAHIRGKFFAGLKTTSRCEALNMQIGKFIHNGYNLREFIEHFQQYLEFMRRRLVVADYKSAYGEPVVKTRLEELERFAAAVYTREVFVLFREVLLLASNVRIVSSKKTSTCTLFEVAMYCQGRSWNVSWGEIDDEFRCSCLRMESFGIPCVHIVGVLVRLNMVVIPGSLILGRWTKKAKQPPINNHVFSGEIPDAAYMSMHAAMLDDCRELVKLSCSNFEDYFEVKTKIANERDALREKIRKRLATTAEGGGDDASIHDPPRARHKGCGRHVVTTRGRYRRVQRCRKCGKAGHNARRCATGNGDDTTHELDAFGSLHNMDESQEAEASQQMEYNDLSF